Part of the Microcebus murinus isolate Inina chromosome 19, M.murinus_Inina_mat1.0, whole genome shotgun sequence genome, agagaaagagaaagagagagagagagagagagagagagagagagaaatggtatGGTGGACCTTTTCTTATGCCTCTACCAAGAAGTAGAATAACTTTAAAcatgaacttttttattttagtttaaaatgtgGCTTTGACATGCAGTGGGCACCTGAGGAAGACAAGCTGAAACCCAGGCCTTCAAGCCCAGAGGAGCGAAGACCCACAGACAccagcctgcctccctgcctgcctgccgcACAGCTACAGCATAAATCACACTGACAACTCCCTCCTGGGCCCAGGCAGCCTGGTATGCCCCTAGTTCCTTCTATTCCTGTCCCTTGCCACCTCCACTCTTGCAATTGGCACCAGGCATCATGGGAGGGCGGGTTTTAATTTTCCACACCACTGTGACAGCCCAGCACCCAGAAAGACTGGAGACCCAACCTCGTGATGGAAAATACAGGACAGGCAGGCCGACCACTGGCCCTTGGTCCAGCTTCTGCCACTGGCATGCTGTGTGGGCGTTTGACCTCGCTGGGTCTGGCATCTCTATCAGACCAGCCTGACTGTCCCCAGGGGCTCTTAGGAGACTCAGCCAAGGTAAAGCATAGAAAATAACATGAGAGGCCCCTAACAAGGGGCACCACCCTCCAGAAACATCAGCCTTCCTTCTATTTCTGGAACACACCCAGCTCAACCCTGCATTGTagctttgcacttgctattccttCCGTAACGCAGGTCTCTGGTTCCCTGTCTGAAGGAGGTAATATAGGATGGCAGGACTCTGAACCCCCAAAAGCAGGCTAGGAGCTCCTCCTGTGGGCTCCCGTGGCTTctggtctttttgtttgtttgttcgttgtttttgttttacttctaaCTGCTCCTATGGATAACCACTGGTCTTAATATACACACATCATACTGAAATTACCCTCAGTGTAACATTGAAGCAGGGCCGGGATTCAAAGCCCAGTGAGTGATGTGGGCATCTGTGGGTTTCGCCTGCCCCTGCACCTGACTACAGCACCTTGACCTGCCCGTGTGAACACCCATCCCTGCCTGGTTACAAGTGAGCACATGACTCGGCCTGGCCAAGCAGCACATTCCCCCCCACCTTGGCTATAGTGGTTGGCTCAAGACTGAGCATGTGACCCAATCTGGTCCAGTGGAAGACCTAGCTGGAAGTTGTGTGGGATTATTGAGAACTAGACAGTCTCCTCTGTTAGGGTTGCTAAGATAGAAGAGAACTTAGCTGACTCAAACAGAAGAAAGCAAAATCCAAAAGAGAAGATGAAAGAAACTGAGTTTAGCAGTATGGGAGCCAGCTTTCCAGTTACATGGACCAGTAATTGCTTTTCTCATTGAAGCCAGTATGACCCGAGTTTCTTTCTGTCACTTGCCACCAAAAGATTCCTGGCTCGTGCAGCTAGCCTGGTTGGTTTTAAACCATGGCTCTTTAATCTACACTGTGCTGAATTTGATCATCTCCTTTCCATCAAAAATCATTCCAGCCCCTAGCCAAGGAACCAAACCTGTGATTTCCCCACAGCTAATCTGAAAGATAAAACCCTCAAGCAAGGTGGATTTTGCTGACAAGGAAACCATTTTGTTGAGAccttctctctgtcacctggctgCAATAGTTGAGGTTGTAAGGTGTTCCTGTTCATGAACTTGGTGTTTCTGCTCAATTTCACCAAGCTGGCTGAGTAGAATTAAGGAGGCAAGAAAGCGATGGAGCTTTGCAGTTAATTATTGCGCACTGAAGTGGTCTGCCCACTTGGGTTTTcctgcaggaaaaaaatcaaggtttTTGTCCTATACACCCCTACCAGGATTTGTCTAGAGGGCTGACTCAGAGAACATGCAACTTGTCAACTGGCTTCTCCTCTATGGCCTCCACAGCAGGTccttaaaagaatgaaatgtttttacataataaaatagctTGGAtcaaattcaaaattcattttgGGGAAAAGGAGATTCTGGGGGAAATAAAAGCTCTTTCTGGGGTGATTTCCAATGAGCATGCAATCTGAAGAAGCAGATTGCCCTCTTTCTTGGATAATATAATGGTAATaatattggctgggcatggtggcacacacctgtggtgccagctacttgggaggctgaggcaggaggatcacttgacccaggagtttgaggtttctgtgagctatgatgatgtcactgcactcgaGCCAGGGTGATAgaatgagagtctgtctcaaaaaacaaaatggtaataatagCAGCTACCACTTATTGCACACTTACGGAGGTCAGGCACTGTATTAAATACACTCTCCTATTTTATCctcataaaaatcttaaaaggagGGACAATTACCCTTGTTTTGCCCATGAGGAAAAAAAACCTGAGGCTCAGGCAGCATAAGGAGATGTCTGAGGCCACACACCTAGTTGGCAGTAAAGCTGGGAGTTAACCATAGGTGTGAGGGTCAACAGATGAATTGACTCTGGATGGGAGTTCTGCCTGTTTCTCAAAATCCTACAATAAGCAGGGTTGTTGTATTATCAAGTTTCAAAAGAAAGCGAGCCCAGTGCCTACTGTAGTTAGCCACCTAATCTACCCACTGGTGTGATCAGTCCGCTGAAAGCCAGCGCCCAGCCGGGCACAAGGTCTGCACTCTACAGATGTTACTGCATCTAAAAAGAGgctggaaggaaggggaaaggggagagcTCATGCTTATAAAGCAATTCCTACATGGCTGGAAACTCTGTGTCAAgacattcattcatgcaacatgGAGCTGTCACAACACCCAGGCACTGTGTGAGGTCCTAGGTAAGGTCCATTTTCTCACCcacttttattccatttcatgGAATCCTGACCACACCCCTCATGGTTTCGACATCTCATTTtgatagatgtggaaactgaggctcaaagaggtagAGACACCTGTCCCAGAATCAGAGAAGACCCGGGTAAGGGTCTCAGCTGCAATGTGATCCCCATCTTCCTTAATCCAAGACAAGAATTCTTGGTGACTCTTGAAACGATGCTTCAAGAACACCCAGCATTCCTCCCAGTGCAGCTGGGGGCTCAGGACAGAGTATTTGACACCTCCACCTTTCCTCACCTCCTCCATGTGTCCAGGGGTGGTGTCTCCTTCAGTGGGACCCTACAAAGTGGTGTGCCCGTGCTGACTGGTAGCAACTCACAAGAGCCGACTAAGATTTTGAGAATTTTGTGAATCATATTGGCAGCTTGAAACTGACCACAGTGGAAGCATTTACACCCCAGAAATTGGCAAAtcctacaaatcagggctttgtAAAAATTTTCCCAGACAGCCAATTGTTAACTCTTATTTCCCAGCACATCACTGGACTTTAGAGAAACAGTTCTGGTTCACCGTATACCCACacagtcattcaataaatacatatagtGAGCTCCCCTTTTAACATAATACAGTCTGCATTCACTCTCATACTTGTTCAGCAAACTTTGACTCATGGCCTATTATATGCCAGGTTTTATGCCAAGTACCGAGAATTCATCACTGGCAAGATAgatgtggtccctgccctcatggagctgttTTGGGGAAATCTCAGAATGGTGTAGAAAAGCTGCCCTCCAAACTGAGATGGTGCCAAGAGACCAAAGAAATAACCCAAATCAATCCAGCTGGGCAAGTGAGATGAGATTGTTAGAGGTTGATTACATAGGGCTCTCATTCTTAGGTGAACACTCACTTATGGCAGTGGCAGGAATTCTTCGGAGAGCAAGATCggcactgcctgcctgcctgtttgTAGagccttaaatttctttctagcAAGTGACCCAgagctctctctctgcctcactgTATATTTGCATATGATGCAGGTTAAGCATTACTTCTGGTTAGCCAGGGACTTTAGTATTGCAATTAACTAAAGGGGACTAAGGTAACTAAAGAGGCTTAAAACTGTTTAAACTGGTCTCAAGATTTATGATCATTTACACAAAAGGAGCTACTTAGGAATACCCTTtgtgctttgtatttctttcagctctttttttgttttgatttatatttctaaattcaaAAGAAACCTGTCCAAGTTCTGTTAAACACTAGAAGCCACTGGTGGGGACCTTGTATTTTTCCCTCTAGAAGTCACAGTCTAACAAGGCAGCCAGATTTTAACATCCCCACCCCCCGCAAAAAAAGTCACACAACCTGTGCTATGAGTAGAAGTTAACCAACTCAAGAGGCAGAATGGGCGCAGGGAGActccaggcacagggaacagcacgtgcaaatTCCCTGTGGCAGGAGAAAGCTTGGTGTGTTCTTGGAACTGCCCCAAGGCCAGCAGGGCTGGAGAGTAAAGAGTCAAGGGCCTGAAGAGGGCCCCTGCCAGGCCTGTGGGCCATGCTAGGGActtgtcttcattttattaacaGGAGTCCCACACCCAGGCCTCAATAAGTCTATCAAAGACAGCCCACGCTTTTCAAGGTCTGTGGAACTCCGTCCTCATTTCCTTATCAGATCCTTCTGTGATACCTctgtaggcctcagtttcctcattggaaaATGAAGGTAAAAGCGGAGATAATAATTTTATGGGATGGCCATGGGAACCAAATGAAGACCTAGATGAAAAGCACTTATCTCCCTGTCTGGGCCTTTGCGAGCCTGAGCGAACTATTAGGTTATGTCCCTCCTTCCACAGTGTGCATTCAGCCCGTCCGTGTTCTTGTTTCCAGGCCTCACAGCTTTACTCTGGCACCAGGAACCAGGCACCAAGGAGATGGGCACAGTGGCCCCTGGGCGGAGGTGCCCTGCCTTGCATCACTTGACAAACTTGTACCGCATCCCTGCTACCGCCAGGCgcctgttctaggcactgaggattTGGGAGGTGCTGACATGAGGTCTCTGGGCTATGAGACCTCCTTTCTTTCAACATCCAGCTCCCTATGCGGGTTTAGGTGTCGGCTCAGGCTTCCCACTCTCCCTCGTGCTGCTGGTCTCTCTGAAATGCCACTGTGTATTTCCACCTCTCTCCCCAGCTACACCATGAGCTCCTGAGAGCATGGCCTGGGTCTCCATCATCAATgggcacggtgcctggcacacagaaagccATCAACCAGCGTCGGATGATTGAATCTTAACCCACACGTTACAGGCGGAGCAAGGGAGGCCACCCCAGCCGCCCCCTCCACGGTGCCCGGGCCCGCTGTATGGAGAGCAGTCAGATCCGGGACGCTCCCTCTGTCCTCACCCTCTCGGGACTCACTGAGAAGTTGTCGGCTTGAGTCGCTGAGCGTCACGTTCTCCTGCCAAAAGGGGTTCATCAGCGGTGTGCACGGGCTCTGCACTGGAGGGGACGGAGGAATCAATCAGTGGATACAGGTACCCTGGAGTTCCGACCTCTGGCTGGCGGGTCGCCCCACGTTCGCCCTAAATGCCCCACCCCAGGAGGACGTGGGGAGAACTGGAGCAGTTGCCAGCGGAACTGGGCGCCTCTCAGAAGGGCTTCTGCAGCCCCGGCGCTCTGCCCGCCTTCCCCGCACCCCTAGACCTTGCACTCTGCGCTTGGGGCTTGGGGGAAGGGTGCGCGTCCAGCAACAGGTCCCAGGCAAAGGAGCAGGGCACCCAGCGTTTGTGGACACAGCCTCCGGCCCCCTGGTGCACCTTACCCCGGCAGGTCCGCCAGAGGCCCGAGTGGGAGCTCAGAGGCTCTGGCTGGCTGCGGTTGGCGGCCCCCGGCTGGTCCTGCGCCCCCGGGCCGCTCCTCTCCAGCCGCTCAGTGTCGATGATGTACCAGAAGTCCGTGCTGATGGCGGCTGCCAGGAGCGCGAAGCTGAGCGCCCCAGTCAGCGCAGCCGCGCCCGCCAGCGCGCCCAGGTGCACCCGCATCGCCCAGCCAGACCCCGAGCCGCTGGTTTCTGCCGCAGAGGTGCGGGCTCCAAGCTCCACTCCCGGAGCCTCCGAGTTCAGATGGGGCATCCAGCCCGGGGAACTCAGGTTCTAGCTCagaccctggctctgccctccgACCTGAACGCACTCCCGCTCAGACCCGGTTCCCAGCCCTCAGGTGCCACCTCCACTTGCAGACccctcacctgtgctgtccaCCTCCCCCTCCGGGCCGTCCCAGGACCCTAGCCCCTAGGCACTTGCACTTGACCCACCgcctccctcagccccacccaTAGCCTGagtcccagctgagccctgcccgACCCGCGCGCTCCAGCTCTTCAAACTGCTCGCTTGTCCCTGAgaccctgctccctgcctcactctccaccccccccccagcctgtccccactCTGCCGGGGTCTCTCCCTTTAGCGCCCCagtccctcctttcctccccgcTCTGTCTCACTGCAGGCTCCCCACTCCCCGGGCTCCCGAGGTTCTTCCCTCGCCCGCCTTTCTGCCCTTCTCGAAGCTCAGCTCCGGCTCTGGCGCTGCGCTCCGTGTGTTTCAGCAGCCTGGACCCAGCTCCCAGCAAGCGCGGGAGCCTGGcggggtgtgtgtggaggggggccTTCAGACCACCGTGGGGAGTACGAAGGAAATCGTGAGGTGAGCAGGTTTGCACATGAGCCGCAGTAGCCCCTCTCCCTCGAGCTCCAAGTACTCTTCTTCCAAAATCCACCTTCGAGTGATTTTTCTGAGTTGatcacagagagaaaggaagatcAGTTTTTTACAAAAGTTCTTGAAAGCACTGGGGCAGTCCAGGTCCTCCGAGTCTATCATTTCTAACACCAAAATGTTTCTTCATTATCTAGCCaccaccagcactgccaccaccaccatcatcatcatcaccatcagaaccaccaccaccatcatcatcatcaccatcagaaccaccaccaccatcatcatcatcaccatcagtaagtaccaccaccaccaccaccatcatcaccatcagaaccaccaccaccatcatcatcatcatcaccatcagtaccaccaccaccaccaccatcatcaccatcagtaccaccaccaccatcatcatcaccatcagtaagtaccaacaccaccaccatcatcatcaccatcagaACAgaaccaccaccatcatcatcatcatcaccatcagtaccaccaccaccaccaccaccaccaccatcatcaccatcagtaagtaccaccaccaccaccatcatcaccatcagaaccactaccatcaccaccaccaccaccatcatcatcaccactattaTCATTATCGTCATCACTaccaccagcatcaccaccatcaccgcCACCACCATTGTCCTCCCAAATTGGAATGAAGATCCCTCAGCCAGAGAGAAGCTTCTTCCAAGGATTATGGGATAGAAGGGAAAGAACTTAGACCAGGAACCAGCTCTGCCACTAGCCTGCTAAAAGATCCTAATCTGGTTACttcgcctctctgagcctcagtttcctcatctgtaagaggAGCTAGTAAAAGTCCTCTTCTGGGAATCTAGTCCAGCGACAGCTAATATGCGCTGAATCATTACAGCATGGCAGGCACAACAAGTACATTCCTTTTTAAATCTTCACATCAATTTCATAAGAAAAGTTTGCTTAGTACAACCATGTTACAGATGGGGACAAAAAGtctcagagaagttgagtaaGTGAATCAatatcacacagctaggaagtagaGAAGCCAGGACTCCAAACACAAGTCTGTCTAACTCCAGAGCCACACTTTGAATGTGGGGTTGGTTTTATGCATTTGAGTAACAAGAGCCTAAAGCAAGACAAATGTATAAGAGATACTCAgtcaatatttattaatgtatattgGCTGACAATAGCTTAATATGGGAAATGTTGTGGAAGGAATTTAAGACCTCACTTCAAAAGTCATCTCCACCACTTATTAGCTGAGTGATATAAGCAACTGTTTCAGTTCTCTGAacttcattttcttcagaaaaatggATGTTTTGATACCAAAGTCACATAGTTATCATCAGAATTGAATGAGATGATAAATGAAAAGGCTTTTATCCCAAAGCCTTGCATATTGTAGCTGCTCCATAGATTTTTAGCATCTACTTTCCACAGGTATTATCTAGGTCATtgtgtctccattttataggtgattAATTGCACCATGTCAGGTATTAGTCCCTAATTCTTTTGTGTGTATTCTGTGTATCCATacaaccccaaccccacccaccACACCTCCCTTCAGTTTTCCTTAGAGTCCTCAGCAAGTGCACAAGCCTGGAGAACATTCTTAGGCACAATTGGTCCATAGCAGATGACGGGGGAATTGTCACAGGGGAATAGTGTCATGGGGGAACTGTCTGATCTCAGCTACCTGCTGGTCTCATGTCCTCATTCCCGACCCAAGGTCAGTCCTTAAAGAGCCTATGTTTACAGCAAGTGTTGGTAGGCATGTGGAGAGATTGAACCCTCGTCCACttctagtgggaatgcaaaatggtgcagctctTTGGGAAACAAtgtggcaattcc contains:
- the TMEM114 gene encoding transmembrane protein 114, whose amino-acid sequence is MPHLNSEAPGVELGARTSAAETSGSGSGWAMRVHLGALAGAAALTGALSFALLAAAISTDFWYIIDTERLERSGPGAQDQPGAANRSQPEPLSSHSGLWRTCRVQSPCTPLMNPFWQENVTLSDSSRQLLTMHGMFVILLPLSLILMVFGGMTGFLSFLLRAYLLLLLTGTLFLFGAAVTLAGISIYIAYSAAAFRQALCLLEEKALLDQVDIRFGWSLALGWVSFVAELLTGAAFLAAARVLGLRQRQDQDVGA